Proteins encoded together in one Flavobacterium keumense window:
- a CDS encoding phage regulatory protein/antirepressor Ant gives MEKTIINQNKMTSIEIAELTGKLHKNIMQSIREMEPAWEKVNGLKFQLVEYKDSKGQKRPMYELSKSESLYIATKFNDESRAKLIIRWESLELNRSYPANNFLSRKELAMMVIQQEEENERLLLENEKMRPRSEFVDKVFNTEGLVSIGEVAKILGLPYGRNRLFNTLKAKGIFFKNKNEPYQKFVAKGYFKLKEKFQQRNNHPPILIIQTFATQKGLGFIAKELGVVTSNVSRVKTIAS, from the coding sequence ATGGAAAAAACAATAATTAACCAAAATAAAATGACCAGCATAGAAATTGCTGAGTTAACCGGGAAGTTGCATAAAAACATAATGCAATCCATACGTGAAATGGAGCCTGCTTGGGAAAAAGTTAACGGGCTGAAATTTCAGCTCGTTGAATATAAAGATTCGAAAGGTCAAAAAAGACCTATGTATGAGCTATCTAAATCTGAAAGTTTATACATCGCTACAAAATTTAATGACGAGTCTCGCGCTAAGTTAATTATTAGATGGGAATCACTTGAATTAAATAGATCTTATCCTGCAAATAATTTTCTTTCAAGAAAGGAACTTGCGATGATGGTGATACAGCAAGAAGAAGAAAATGAACGGTTACTACTTGAAAATGAAAAAATGCGTCCTCGTTCTGAATTTGTAGACAAGGTATTTAATACTGAAGGACTAGTATCAATTGGCGAAGTTGCTAAAATACTAGGGCTTCCTTACGGAAGGAACAGATTGTTCAATACTCTTAAAGCAAAAGGAATTTTTTTTAAAAACAAAAATGAACCTTACCAAAAATTTGTAGCCAAGGGTTACTTTAAATTAAAAGAAAAATTTCAGCAAAGAAATAATCACCCACCTATATTAATCATCCAAACTTTTGCGACACAAAAAGGACTTGGATTTATCGCTAAAGAATTAGGTGTTGTTACAAGTAACGTTTCAAGGGTAAAAACAATTGCCTCATGA
- a CDS encoding helix-turn-helix domain-containing protein → MSLPRLHPDDLQELVNSVSQNVVGKLEELFLKKENVSEMQTFTIKDAAKILNKHETTVLRYIKHNLIKAHKPGKEWIITQESLTNYIDGK, encoded by the coding sequence ATGAGCCTCCCTAGACTTCATCCAGACGACCTTCAGGAATTAGTCAATAGCGTTTCTCAAAACGTTGTTGGAAAATTAGAAGAATTGTTTCTTAAAAAAGAGAATGTTTCTGAAATGCAAACCTTTACAATTAAAGATGCTGCTAAGATTTTAAACAAGCACGAAACAACAGTTCTTCGTTACATAAAGCACAATCTTATAAAGGCTCACAAGCCCGGAAAAGAATGGATAATCACTCAAGAATCATTAACAAATTATATCGATGGAAAATAA
- a CDS encoding nucleoid-associated protein, whose protein sequence is MINLFNAQIETLSLHKIGNKSRNESMVLSDSPYKLNDEITPLLKEFFLKPFREKEENYFQFAHEVDLEYNTLFSLINDCFHYKGNPEALHLVSKRITEHLFEQSNHPHIKNGEVYVVYFTNVSIDNIITDAVGIFKSEIKKDFIQIQENGSHLEMLLEQGILLEKIDKGALIFNHKKEDGYKVLTIDSNRYDARYWLEHFLSVDAFHDENFNTKKYLKFCQDFAREVVLPAEDKKEEVMFMNKAVNHFAKNDQFEESNFFNEVIDNPDLIAEFKNFKVDKGAKYSIEDLSTFPISNSAVSDARRKIKSVINLDTNVQIRINITNPEVAEKVIEKGYDEEKGMYYYLVYFHKETK, encoded by the coding sequence ATGATAAATTTATTTAATGCTCAAATTGAGACACTGTCTCTACATAAAATAGGGAATAAGAGCAGAAATGAAAGCATGGTGCTTTCCGATTCTCCTTACAAACTAAATGACGAAATTACTCCGTTGTTAAAAGAATTTTTTCTTAAACCATTCCGTGAAAAAGAAGAAAATTATTTTCAATTCGCTCACGAAGTTGATTTAGAGTACAATACTTTATTTTCATTAATAAATGATTGTTTTCACTACAAAGGAAACCCAGAAGCCTTACACTTAGTTTCTAAAAGAATCACAGAACACCTATTCGAGCAATCAAACCACCCACACATTAAAAATGGTGAAGTTTATGTAGTGTACTTTACTAATGTTTCAATAGATAATATCATTACGGACGCGGTTGGAATTTTTAAGTCTGAAATTAAAAAAGACTTCATTCAAATTCAAGAAAACGGTAGTCACTTAGAAATGTTATTGGAACAAGGGATTCTACTTGAAAAAATCGACAAGGGAGCGCTTATTTTTAATCATAAGAAAGAAGACGGGTACAAAGTGCTAACAATTGATTCTAATCGATATGACGCAAGATATTGGCTTGAGCACTTCTTGTCAGTTGATGCGTTCCATGATGAAAATTTCAACACTAAAAAATACTTGAAATTTTGCCAAGATTTTGCCAGAGAAGTAGTCCTTCCGGCCGAAGATAAAAAAGAAGAGGTAATGTTTATGAATAAAGCAGTAAACCACTTCGCTAAAAACGACCAATTTGAAGAAAGCAACTTCTTTAACGAAGTAATCGACAACCCTGATTTAATTGCTGAATTTAAAAATTTCAAAGTAGATAAAGGTGCCAAATATAGCATTGAAGATTTAAGTACGTTTCCTATCTCAAACTCAGCAGTTTCAGACGCAAGAAGAAAGATTAAATCAGTAATTAATCTTGACACTAATGTACAGATCAGAATCAACATTACCAACCCAGAAGTTGCGGAAAAAGTAATTGAGAAAGGCTATGATGAAGAAAAAGGAATGTACTATTATCTTGTTTATTTTCATAAAGAAACGAAGTAG
- a CDS encoding MazG-like family protein: MMKTLKELEPLIIQWATEKNIHLPECASKQKLKLIEECGELASAILKKDVELQKDAIGDIFVVLVILNKQMESELEFDFNEIETTIVDHYDYLNNISCLTDFLYCELSVLNDLSIKLNHDLTECANIAWNEIKDRTGKTVDGTFIKN, translated from the coding sequence ATGATGAAAACATTAAAAGAATTAGAACCATTAATTATTCAGTGGGCAACAGAAAAAAACATTCACTTACCAGAATGCGCTTCAAAACAAAAATTAAAATTAATTGAAGAATGTGGGGAGTTAGCTAGTGCAATTCTGAAAAAAGATGTAGAGCTTCAAAAAGATGCTATCGGAGATATTTTTGTGGTATTAGTTATTTTAAATAAACAAATGGAATCAGAATTAGAGTTTGATTTTAATGAAATAGAAACCACTATTGTTGATCATTATGATTATTTAAATAACATTTCATGTTTGACTGACTTTTTATATTGTGAATTATCGGTTTTAAATGATTTATCTATAAAATTAAATCACGACTTAACAGAGTGCGCAAACATCGCTTGGAATGAAATCAAAGATAGAACAGGTAAAACTGTAGACGGAACATTCATTAAAAACTAA
- a CDS encoding DUF3127 domain-containing protein — MEITGVIKLIKPTQQVSANFVKREFVIETNDQYPQSILLELHQDRVDIIDSFTEGQEVTCSLNLRGRMWTSPQGEEKYFNTIICWKIMVPNNESVNNTQTQANPQEYPQAPKDSPFGLNPSLPSNTSVAEFNELEKDDLPF; from the coding sequence ATGGAAATCACAGGAGTAATAAAATTAATCAAGCCAACGCAACAAGTATCGGCTAATTTTGTAAAAAGAGAGTTCGTAATTGAAACTAACGATCAATATCCACAGTCAATACTACTTGAACTACATCAAGATAGAGTTGACATTATTGATAGTTTCACAGAAGGACAAGAGGTAACATGTAGTCTGAACTTACGAGGCAGAATGTGGACGAGCCCGCAAGGTGAGGAAAAGTATTTTAACACAATTATTTGTTGGAAAATTATGGTTCCAAATAATGAAAGTGTAAACAACACGCAAACCCAAGCCAATCCGCAAGAATACCCACAAGCTCCAAAAGATAGTCCGTTTGGTTTAAATCCATCATTACCGAGTAATACTTCGGTTGCTGAATTTAACGAGCTTGAAAAAGATGATTTACCTTTTTAG
- the dcm gene encoding DNA (cytosine-5-)-methyltransferase, whose translation MIKVGSDFSGVGAFNQALRRLKIPYDELFACDMDKYARQTFELNYGAPKDFPTDVYDREIPKQSLDIYMTSPPCQSFSLAGKRLGKEDKRGILFFNSLEFIQQNKPRYFIFENVKGLLSHDKVDPKAAYGRTFQEWINYLGGGSVNGVHTFFPIEDSVPYHIYFQVLNAKNYGIPQNRERIFIIGIRDDEDNNFQFPKPIPLEKRLKDVLESEVDKKYFLGEKTLDYFQKHLEYHKGQGNGFGFKPQSEEDTHANSLTTKYGSRQSDTYLKIGTWRTHEDGKGFRATEDNNCPTIPARAREDGSGQPVIKVNELSILGYTRDAKGKVISRHEKDISGTITTSSVGGGNTDQFVKIGANTSKGFDEAEEEDSINFSVPSSKTRRGRVGKKVSQTLDTQCNQGIFTQQRIRRLTPLECFRLMDFNEDFKWNVSDSQAYKQAGNSICVGVLAAIISKLKL comes from the coding sequence ATGATAAAAGTAGGTTCTGATTTTAGCGGTGTAGGAGCTTTTAATCAAGCATTGCGAAGACTAAAAATACCATACGATGAATTATTTGCTTGTGATATGGATAAATACGCAAGGCAAACATTTGAATTAAATTATGGAGCTCCAAAGGATTTTCCAACTGACGTTTATGATCGTGAAATTCCTAAACAAAGCCTCGATATTTATATGACTTCCCCGCCTTGTCAATCATTCTCTTTAGCCGGCAAACGTTTAGGAAAAGAAGATAAACGAGGTATTTTGTTCTTTAATTCATTAGAATTTATTCAACAAAATAAACCTAGATATTTCATTTTTGAGAATGTAAAAGGGCTTTTATCGCACGATAAAGTCGATCCAAAAGCAGCTTATGGTAGAACATTTCAGGAATGGATTAATTATCTAGGGGGGGGGTCGGTCAATGGAGTCCATACGTTCTTTCCAATTGAAGATTCAGTTCCTTATCACATTTACTTTCAAGTTTTAAATGCAAAAAATTACGGAATACCTCAAAACAGAGAACGTATTTTTATTATTGGTATTCGCGATGATGAAGATAACAACTTTCAGTTCCCGAAACCAATTCCATTAGAAAAAAGATTGAAAGATGTGCTTGAAAGTGAGGTTGACAAAAAGTATTTTTTAGGAGAAAAAACATTAGATTATTTTCAAAAACATTTAGAGTATCATAAAGGACAAGGTAATGGATTTGGATTTAAGCCACAATCAGAAGAAGATACTCACGCTAATTCATTAACAACAAAATATGGTTCAAGGCAAAGTGACACTTATTTAAAAATAGGTACATGGAGAACCCACGAAGACGGAAAAGGATTTAGAGCAACTGAAGACAATAATTGTCCAACTATACCTGCACGAGCAAGAGAAGATGGTAGTGGACAGCCTGTTATAAAAGTAAATGAACTAAGTATTTTAGGCTACACTCGTGATGCAAAGGGAAAAGTAATAAGTCGCCATGAAAAAGATATTTCTGGAACAATTACGACATCCTCTGTCGGTGGTGGAAATACAGACCAATTTGTAAAAATAGGAGCAAATACTTCAAAAGGCTTTGATGAAGCAGAAGAAGAAGATTCTATAAATTTCAGCGTTCCGAGTTCAAAAACTAGACGAGGTCGAGTTGGTAAAAAAGTAAGTCAAACTTTAGATACGCAGTGTAATCAAGGAATTTTTACTCAACAAAGAATACGACGATTAACCCCACTTGAGTGTTTTCGTTTGATGGACTTTAACGAAGATTTCAAATGGAACGTTTCAGATTCGCAGGCCTATAAACAAGCAGGAAATTCCATTTGTGTTGGAGTGTTAGCGGCAATTATTTCAAAACTTAAATTATAA
- a CDS encoding histone H1 yields the protein MNLVEQLEALVAEARTNGNDFYLKGNKSAGTRLRKNAQDIKNIAQEIRKDVSEKKNG from the coding sequence ATGAATTTAGTAGAACAACTAGAGGCTTTAGTAGCCGAAGCAAGAACAAACGGAAATGATTTTTATCTGAAAGGAAATAAATCAGCCGGGACACGCCTAAGAAAGAATGCGCAAGACATTAAAAACATTGCACAGGAAATTAGAAAAGACGTTTCTGAAAAGAAAAATGGATAA